The genomic interval CCCAGGACGCCCGCGACGTTCCCCTTCGACCCGTTCGGGTTCGCGTCGTCGGTGACGGTCCCCTCGGCGTCGCAGTAGCGGAACAGCACCCGATTCTCGTCGTCCAGTCGCGCGAGTTCCTCGTCGGTCGCCTCGAACCGGCCCTCGCCGTGGGCGATGGGGAAGGCGACCACGTCGCCCTCGTCGTAGGAGCGGGTCCAGGGCGTGTCGGCGTTCTCGACGCGCAGGTGGACGTGTTCGCACTGGAACCGGGCGCTCGCGTTCGTCGTGAACGCGCCGGGCGTCAGACCGGTCTCGCAGCCGATCTGTGCGCCGTTACAGATGCCGAGGACGGGCGTCCCGTTCGCCGCGCGCTCGCGGACCTCGGCCATCACCGGCGCGCGGGCGGCCATCGCCCCGGCTCGGAGGTAGTCGCCGTAGGAGAACCCGCCGGGGAGGACGATGCCGTCCGTCTCGTCGGGCAGGCCGTCCTCGAACCAGACGCGTTCGGCGTCGACGCCGAGGTGGGCGAGCGCCCGGACCGCGTCGCGGTCGCAGTTCGACCCGCCGAACTGCAGTACGGAGATCATCGCTCGGCGACGCTCACGTCGTAGTCGTGGATGGTCGGGTTCGCGAGCAGGCGCTGGGCCATCTCGTCGGCGCGGGTCGCGGCCACGTCCGCCGACTCGGCGTCGAGGTCGACCTCGAATCGGTCCGCCGAGCGCAGGCCGTCGACCTCGAACCCGAGGCGTTCGAGCGCGCGCTTCGTCGTCTCGGCCTCCGGGTCGAGGACGCCGTTCTTGAGTCGAACGGTCACGGTCGCCGTGTAGGCGGTCATCGGTCGTGTAGGCGTGGTCGTGCACGAAAACGCTTGTGGGTTCTCCCCGGTGTGCACGTTCGTGGTGTCCTCTCGCGGGTCCGTGCAGCGTGGCCACGTGGCTTGCGAGTGCGCCGACCGTCTCTGCGTGGTGGTCGAGACCGTCTCACGCGGGATGCCCAGGCAGGCTGAAGGACTATCGACAGCGGTTGGGACCGTCCCGTATGCGCCTCGTCCGAGTCCTCGTTCCCGAAGCGGAGTACGCGCCGGTGGCAGACGACCTGCGAGCGGAGGGGTTCGAGGTGGTCACCAGTCGCGCGTACGACGACGCGGGCGAGACCACGGGGTCGTGGCTGCTCGAACTGCCGGTCCCGAACGCGGCCGTGGGGAAGGTGTTCGAGATCGTCGAGGAGACCGACGTCAGCGAGGAGGTGTACACGGTCGTCCTCGAAGCCGAGGCCGTCGCCACACCGAAGAGCGACGAACTGCGCGACCGATACTCGGGCGACTACGCGCCCCTGACGTGGGCGGAACTGCGGGCGAAGGCCCAGGACCTCACCGCCGACCGCTACAGCTACGTCGGGATGATGGTCCTCAGCGCCATCATCGCGACGGCGGCACTGCTGATGGACTCGCCGGCGGTGCTGGTCGGGTCGATGGTCATCGCGCCGCTGGTCAGTCCCGTCATCACCGCGAGCGTCGGGGCGCTCACGGCCGACCGGGAGATGCTCACGGCGAGCCTCGTTCGGCAGGTCGGAGGCGTCGCCGTCGCTGTCCTCGCGGCGACGCTGGTGAGCTTCGCGTTCCGATTCGGGCCGGTCGCACCCGCGCCGCTCGACGTCTCCGGCATCGAACTCGTCGGCCTCCGGATGTCACCGGGGGTGCTCGCGCTCGTCGTGGGGGCGGCCTCGGGGGCGGCCGCCGCGTTCGCGTTCGTCACGCGCGGGACGACCGAACTCGTCGGCGTGATGATCGCGGCGGCGCTCGTCCCGGCGGCCGCGGCGACGGGCGTCGGTATCGCCTGGGGGTCGTACACCCTCGCGTTCGGGACGATGGCGCTCCTGTTCGTCACGCTCGTCCTCATCAACGGCTGTATGGCCGGCACGCTCGTGGTGCTCGGCTACTGGCCGCTCGGCGACGTCGAGGTGCTCTCCTGGCGACCTGCGGCCGTCGTCGTCGGGGCCTGTCTCCTCGTCGCGCTCGCGACGGTCGCCGGCGTCGGTGGGCACGTCGGCTACGCGACCGGTGCGAAGGCGGCAGTCGGGGACGTCGTCGAACGCCCGGCCTACGCCGAGGTGAAGGTGCTCTCGACGAGCGCCCAGTACGCGGCCACCCCAGCGAGCGAACCGCGGAACGTGTCGGTCGTGCTCAGTCGCCCGGCCTCCTCGCAGGTGAACGGGTCGCACCTCGCGGGCGCGCTCTCCGAACACATCACCGCCGAGACCGGTCAGCCGACGACGGTCGACGTCCGGTTCCATGAGTACTACCGGTCGCGGGGGGCGACCGCGACGAACTCGACGGGGCCGACAGCAGCGACCCTGCCGATCCAGGCGACGTGACCGACGCGACGGCGGTGCGCGGAACGTCGCGTTTTTCACCGCCGATTGCCAGGTGACGCCATGAACCGTTTCGACCGGAGGCGACGATGACCCGGAACCTCGCGCAGGTCACCGTCGTCGGCGACGACAAGAAGGGCATTATCGCTCGCGTGACGACGCTGCTGTTCGAACGCGGCGTCAACGTCGAGGACCTCGACCAGGCCGTCCAGGACGGCGTCTTCCGGATGACGCTCCACGTGGACATCAGCGACATGGTCGTCAAGGAGGAGACGCTCCGCGAGGTGCTCGACGACCTCGGCGAGGAACTCGGACAGGACATCTCCATCCGGTTCCCCGGCGACCGGGACACCGACCGCATCGCGGTCCTCGTGACGAAGGAGTCACACTGTCTGGAGGCGCTCATCGAGGCGCGGGAGGAGGGCCGACTCGACGCCGAACTGTCGGTCGTCGTCGGCAACCACGACCACCTCGCCGACCTCGCCGAAGATGCCGGAATCCCGTTCTACGACATCGGCGACGGGTCGGGGTCCCCCGACGAGGAGTGGCTGCTGGACATCCTCGACGAACACGACGTGGACCTCGTGGTGCTGGCGCGGTACATGCGCATCCTCAGCCCGAACGTCGTGTTCCGCTACGAGGACCGCATCATCAACGTCCACCCGTCGCTCCTCCCGGCGTTCCCCGGCGCGGAGGCGTACCGGCAGGCCCGCGAGGAGGGCGTCCGCATCGCGGGCGTCACCGCCCACTACGTCACGACCGACCTCGACCAGGGGCCCATCATCACGCAACGAGCGTTCGACGTGCCCGACGGCGCTGCCCCCGAAGACCTCGAAGCGCGCGGCCAGCCGCTCGAAGCCGAGGCGCTCGTCGAGGCCGTCACGCTCCACCTCGACGACGCGACGACGGTGTACCACGGCCGCACGCACCTCCGCGAGGACGTGGAAGACGACGACTACCAGCTCGGCCTCCCCGGCGTCGCACAGGACGCGAATCCCGAGGAGCCGACCGACGAGGGAGTCACCCAGACGCCCGACGCCGACGACTGAACGCGAGCGGTGTTCGCTCCGGCGAACACAGCGTTTCTGCGTTACAGGTCGCGGACGGCAGCTACCGCCTCGTCCATCGACGGCGCGTCGAACAGGTCGCGACCGAGGTAGCGGTTCGCGCCGGCGCAGTAGTAGTCGCTGACGACCCGAATCACGCGCTCGTCGAGCGGTTCGGGGTCGCGCTCGCACAACTCGCGCCAGTCGGCCACGTCGCGCTCCTTCGCTTCCTCCTTCGCCGCCGCCACCGCTTCGACCCACTCGGGCTGGGTGCGCTTGTGGTACTGCCGGACGACCTCCTTCGACACCTGCTGGCCGTCGTAGGCGAACCGGTTCTCGTCGAACGTGCCGACCACGTCCGCGACGCGCACCTCGCCCTCGTAGAACAGGCACTCTATCTTCCCGTCCTCGTGGGTGAACCCGCGCTCCGCGGCGCGGTCGGTGACGAGTTCGTTCACGCGCCGGGCGACCGATTCGAGTGCGTCGACGCTCGCCGCGCCCGCGATGCGGTCGGCCTCCTCGCGGGCGAGGTACCTGTCGGACTCCTCGTACTTCGTCGAGAACTCGACCAGCGGCTCGGGGAGCGTGACGGCCTCTTCGGGCCACGTCCCGCCGTCGAGTCCGACCGCCTCGGGGGTCGTCCGGGAGCGGAGACTCGACCCGACCGGGACCCGGTTGCGGAAGACGATTTCGAGCGGGACGAGGTAGTTCTCGCCCGCGTCGTGGTGGTAGGCGTCGTAGTCGTACGTGCGGCCCTCGTGGGGCAGGTCGGGGACCTGCGTCAGGTCGATGGCCATCTCGCGTGGTGGGTCGTCCACGTCGGCGAGCGGGACCGGTTCCTCGCCGTCGTCGGGGACGACGCCGCGGTAGTGCGTCGGCACGCCCTCGGCGTCGAGCAGTTCGAAGTTCGCCGCGCCCATCGCGCAGAGCGCCCGCCCCTTCCCCGGAATCGGGTCGGGCATCTGCCCCCAGTCGAAGACGGAGTACGCGTCGGTGAAGACGAACGACCCGCGTCCGAGCGAGTCGGCCGTGGCCGCCTCCTCGACCCGGAACTCCTTCACACTCGTCATGGACGTGGGTGGTCCGCCGCGTAGCAAAGGAGTTTCTATGCACGGTCGTGCGACTCGGCGGGTGTGGTGTTCACGTGTCGGCGTCGGGCTCGCTCGCCCGTCACCGGCGACGCTCACCGGTAGCCGGTGTGGTTTTACCGTTCGAGGCGGGAGTGTCACCGATGGAACGGTTGCCGACGAACGTGCCGCGGGGCCGCTTCGAGTTCGCACACCGCCCGGAGACCGACCAGTCGTTCGAGAACGCGCTGGCGAAGGTGCGGGCGGGCGAGCGGTTGACCGTCGACGACGGCATCGAACTGCTGACGACGGGCACCGGATTCGACGGCATCGACCCGCGCCGGAAGGAACTCGTCCTCGAGGCCGCCGACCAGCGCCGCGCCGAGCAGGTCGGCGAGGAGGTGACGTTCGTCGCCAACCTCAACAACAACGTCACGACGGCCTGCAACACGGGCTGTCTGTTCTGCAACTTCAAGGACCCGGCTGGCGAGTTCGAAGCTGGGAACGTCCCCGAAGAGGAGGTCGCCCACGAGGAACGCGGGTTCACGAAGACGCCCGAGGAGTCGCGTCGACTCGTCCGGGACGCCATCGAGCGCGGCATCTACGAGGTGACGTCCGTCTCGGGGCTCCACCCGGCGCTGGCACTCGACGAGGACCACCTGGAAGCGCTCGACGCGCAGGGCGGCCCGAACTACAAGCCCGCCTCGATGTACGCGACGGACCCCGGCACGTACGTCGAGCAACTGGAGGCGATGGCCGTCGACGGCGTCCACCTCCACTCGATGACGCCCGAGGAGGCCGCCCACGCACGCCGCGGGACCGAGAAGTCCTACGTGCAGGTGTACGGTCGCCTCCAGGAGGCGGGGCTGGACTCGGTGCCCGGCACGGCCGCCGAGATACTGGTCGACGAGGTCCGCGACGTCATCTGCCCGCAGAAGATAGACTCCGGCGAGTGGGTCGCAGCGATGGAGGCGGCCGCGTCGCTCGGCCTCGACATGACGGCGACCATCATGTACGGTCACGTCGAGAACGAGGCGCACCGCGTGCAGCACCTCGACGTGGTCCGGGACCTCCAGGACCGAACGGGAGCCATCACCGAGTTCGTCCCGCTGTCGTTCGTCCACCACGACACGCCGCTGGCCGAGGAGGGGATGGTGACGACGGGGGCGACGCAGGCCGAGGACGAACTGCTGATGGCCGTCTCCAGGCTCTACCTCGACAACGTCGACAACCTCCAGTCGTCGTGGGTGAAGTACGGCGACGAACTCGGCCTGAAGATGCTCTCGTGTGGCGCGAACGACTTCATGGGCACCATCCTCTCCGAGGAGATAACGAAACGCGCGGGCGGCGAGTTCGGCGAGTTCCGGTCGGTCCGGGAGTACGTCGACATGATAACGGCCGTCGGCCGCGTGCCCGTCGAGCGCTCGACGGACTACCGCCAGCGACGGGTCGTCGACCCCGAGGAGGGGCCGTTCGGGCCGACACTCGGCCCGGAAGCCGACGGGACGCCGCTCGTCGACCGGTCGAAAGCGCTCGCCGACGACTGAAGGAGGGCCGACGAGGGAGCACGGCCAGACCGCGACGCGTCCGAACGGGGAGTGAGAACCGTTTCTAACGGCGACGAGGCGCCCGCTCAGCCAGTCACCGCCCCTTCGACGTACTCCCTGACGCCGAGGCTCTCGCTGGAGAGCGAGTCGGTGGACGTGTCGGTCGAGGAGTCGCGTTCGACGATGGTGCCGCCGTTGCCCACGGCGACGTCGTAGGTGTCGCCGTGGGCGACGCCCTGGAACTTCGTCGAGACGGGCGTCTCGTACAGTTTCCACTGGCCGGCCGACAGGCGCTCGTACACCTTGCCGCCGTTGCCCGCCGCGTAGCCGTAGTCGGTACCGCGGTCGAGCGCGCGGATGGCCTGCCGGTCGTCGTCCACCACGTGTGGCGTCCACCGGAACCCGTCGTAGCGGTAGACGATACCGCCGCCAGCGGCGACGTTGACGTCCTTCGCACCGACGCTGGCGATGTCGTAGAACGCGTTCCCGGCGAAGTCGATACCGATCTGCTCCCAGTTCGTGCCGCCGTCGGTCGTCTCGGCGACGAGCTGGCTGGTCGAGGCGACGCGGCCCTTCTGTCGCGCGTGGAAGTCGATGCCCGGAATCGTCGACCCGCCGCCGGGTTTGACGACGTCGTCGTACTTCACGGCGCCGCTCTCCTGGCGGACGCCGACGAGCAGCTCGCCCGACCCGTTGACGAAGTAGAGTCGCTCGTCCGTTCCGGCGGTGCCGACGACGGCGCAGTCCTCCCACGTCGAGGTCTTGCCCTTCGGGGCTGAGTAGTTCGTCAGCGTCTGCGTGTCGACGCGATACTCGCCGATGACGCCCGACCCGCCGACGAACCATACCGCCTTCCCGTCGTCGGTGACGTCACAGCCCGTGAGCGGCCGGCTCCGCGCCTGCGGGCCGTAGTTGACGATGCGCTCCCAGCCGTCCTGTCGGCGGATGACGACGTCGCCGCCGCCGCCGACCGCGACCGGCCCCTCGACCGTGTCGACCGCGTCGTTGAGCGTCTTCGTCGTCGGACTCTCGGCCTCGGTCCACCCGTTCGAACTGTCCTGTGCCGCCACGGTCGGGACGCCGACCACCGCGGCTGCGGTCGCCCCCGTGACCTTCAGAAAGCCCCGTCGGCTCGTGCTGGATTCGTTCATGAGTCTGCACCCGATAGTTACCGCTACCTGTATTCGTAAGTTACAGACTAGCAGATTTAAAATATTATTTCGGAAAAGATTCTAAATTAATGCCGTTTCCGCCGTACCTCGCTCGCGCTGGGTGCTGACGGACGTTCAGTATCGAACGTGTGTCGTAGTGGACCGTTAACGACAACACGTCGAGGAGTCCCGAGACTGAACTCGGAGACTCAGTCGTGCGCGAACGGCGGGGCGATGGCTCGCGTCTGCGGTCGGGAGGCGTACCACGTCGATAGCGCGACGCTCGCCCCCGTGAACGCTCCGACGACGAGCGCCAGCGTCCTGTTCCGACCGACGAGACCGGCGGCGGCCGTGGCCACGACGAACGCGACGACACCACTCACGAGCGAGTTGGACATGGTCGATAGCCGCGGTCCGCCGCCGTGAACGTTCCGCCACCGCTGACGCTACGTGGACGCCCGCTCCTCGGTCGGGTCGGTCGGGTCGGCGAGTTCGCCGGTGACGGCCTCGAATGCGTCGGTCGCCGTCAGCAGGCCGACCACTTCGTCGTCCTCGACGACCAGCGCCAGTTCCTGGTTCTCGTCCTGGAAGCTGTCGATAGCCTCGCTGATGCTCGTCTCCGGGGTGAGGGTCATCGGTGGCGCTGCGAGCTCCGCGAACGTCAGTTCGCCGTCGCGCAGCTCGTCGAAGTGCCGGGCGACGACCGGGATGTAGACGATTCCCTCGAACTCCTCGAGCGAGTCGCCGACGAGCGGGAACCGGGTGTGGGGGTTCTCCTCGAGGACCTGGAGGTTCTCGTCGACGTCGTTGCTCGTCGACAGCGTAGCGATGTCCTCGCGGGGGACCATCTCGTTACGGACGGTCAGTCGGTCGATGTCGAGTGCCGCCTGTATCTCCTCGCGGCGCTCCTCGGGCATGTCGCCCTCGTCGAGCATGTCGTCGAGCTGCCGGCGCAGGTCGGCGCGGGACTCGATGACGTCGGCCTCCGCCTCCATCCACGCGCCGGTCATCTCGACGCCGAACAGCTTCAGCGTCCCCTTCGCGATCCAGTCGCCGAACGCGATGAGCGGCGAGATGGCGTAGTGGAACCAGTACAGCGGGGACGCTCCGTACCGACACACCTGTCGGGAGCGCTCGACGCCCAGGTACGTCGGGGTCTGTTCGCCGTGCGTGAGGTGGACCAGGTTGATGATGAGGAAGGCGATGATCGCACCCGCACCGACGGAGGCCAGCGCCGTGTCCGCCAGCAGGGGTTCGAACAGGGCGGCGAGCGCCGGTTCGGCGACGATGCCGACCGCGATGCTCGACGCGGTGATACCGACCTGACAGGTCGTCAGGTACAGTTCGAGGTTCTGCGTCATCTCCCAGGCTCGCTCGAGCGACGGGTTCCCACCGATGAACTCCTCTTCGGTGAACTGTCGCGCACGCGTCAGTGCGAACTCGATAGCGACGAAGAACCCGTTGGTGAGGATGAGGAGGAGCCCGGCGAGCAGTCTGAGCGTGACCTGAAGCGAGGTCATATCGTGAGCCTGGAGCGGAACCATCTGACTGGTGTACCCGCAGAACGATGAAAAAGGTGGTGCCTCCTCTCTACCGGCCGTTGTCGCCGGTTTCGGTTCGCGGAGGGGGAAGGCGAGTTCAGCCTCCCAGCACCGACCGGTAGCGTTCACCAGTCGATGTCTCCGCGGCGAGTTCGTCGCGGAGTCGGGACGAGAGCCACGCCGACGAGGTGTCTCGCCCGCCTCCCACCTCGTCGCGCTCCCCCTGACCGACGAACCGCTCGTAGACGGGCAGTCGCTCGTGGAGCGGGACGCCCGCCTCCTCGGCGACGTCCTCCAGTTCGCGCAGCGCTGGCCAAGCGTAGTCGGGGTTGATGTGGTCGTCGGTGACCGGCGACACGCCCCCGAGGTCGTCGACGCCGCAGTCCAGCACCTCGCGGACGGGGGCGAGGTTCGGCGGCACCTGCACGCTCACCGACTCGGGAAGCGCGACGCGGGCCATCGCCACCGCGCGTCGGAGCGTCGCCACGTCGGGGGTGTCGCCGCGCCAGCGCTCGTTGTTCGCGACCGGCTGGACGATGACCTCCTGGACGTGGTCGTGGCGCTCGTGGAGCGCCCGGATGGCGAGCAGCGACTCCGCGCGGTCGCGCCACGTCTCGCCGATGCCCACCAGAATCCCCGTGGTGAACGGGACGCCGAGTTCCCCGGCGGTCCGGATGGTGTTCAGACGCTGACCCGGCGACTTCGCTCGTGGCCCGCCGTGGGCCTGCACCGCTGCGGTCGTCTCCAGCATCACGCCCATCGAGGCGTTGAGGTCGGCGACGTGGGCCATCTGCTCGCGGGTCTGGTCGCCGGGGTTCGAGTGGGGGAGCAGGCCCTCCTCCAGCGCTATCTCACAGGCCTCGCGCAGGTACTCGTGGATGGAGTCGTGGCCCCACTCCGCGAGTTGCTCGTGGACCTCGGTGTAGCGGTCGTCCGGGTCGTCGCCGAACGTGAACAGCGCCTCCGTACACCCGGCGTCCGCGCCGCGCTGGCAGACGTCCCTGACCTCCTCGGGGGTCAGGAGCGACGCCTGCCCCGGCACGTCGTAGTAGGTGCAGTAGGTGCAGGTGTAGCGACACGCCGTCGTCAGCGGGACGAACACGTTGCGACAGAACGTCAGCGCGGGCGCGGGGCCGACGTCGTCGGGCGTCACGTCCAGCAGTCGCTCGACGTCGGCGGGGTCGATGGCGATGTCGATATCGTACTCCGCTGCGCCCGGAATCACGGTTCGTGGTCGGCCGTCACCCACCGTAAATCCTCCCACTGTCGGCGGTTCCTGCCGTCGGTCCGGGACGGGCCACGCCGCTCACTCTCGGCGTTCGACGCCCACCCGACCGTCGCCGGTCGTCACCGCGAACCGGTCGGCGAGGAAGTCTCTGGTACGGCCGTCCGCTGTCGCGTGGAGCAACACCTCGACGAGGTCCGCCGGCGCGTCGACGTCCGTCCCGAGGCGGTAGGAGTCGACCGTCGTCGGGGTGACGCCCAGGTCCTCGCAGATTCGCCGGTGGTCGCGGTAGGAGGCTCCGTGGTAGTCCGTCCGGAAATCGGGGTGGCGCGAGACGAAGGCGTTCGTCCCGCCGCCGCGCCCCGGCGCGAACACGACCGGTCCGTCGGCGTCGAACAGCGCCGAGAGCGCCCCGGGCGTCGCCAGCGCGAGGTCGGCCATCACGACGGCGACCGGCGAGTCGGGGCCGGCGCGCTCGGCCAGCACCGCGTTCACGGCCGGTGAGAGCGGTCGGTCGTCGATACGGACCGGCGTCTCGGTGTCGCCGGGCGGGTCGAACGCCTCGGTGGCGAGAACCGTGGGGGCCTCGCCGACCGCCCGAACCGCGTCGAGCACGTCCGCGAGCATCGCCCGGGAGAGCGCCTCGCGCTCCGCTGGCGAGCAGAGCGACGCGAGCCGCGTCTTCGGGTCGGCGACGCGGTACGGGACGACGACGCGCATGGTCCGGACTGCGACGGCCCCACGATTGAGCGTGGCGGTTCGGCCCGGGCGGAGTCGCGTCGCCCGTCGGGTCTGTCGACCCAGGACCGCCGCGCTACGGGAGGACGGCCTCCAGCGTGAGCCACATATCCGTCGCGAACGGCATCGGGTCGTCGAGCGAGAGGTAGTCGAAGTTCGGCTGTTCGACGAACGAGCGCAGAACGGCGGGTATCTCGGTGCGGAGCGACGGCGGGTCGACCGGCCCGTCGTCGGCGGTGAGCAGCGAGGTGAGGTAGATGAGCTCCCCACGGAGTACGTGACTCGCCGTCCCGACGTCGTAGTCGAACGTCGGTTCGGCGGGGTCGCCGGTGGCCACGCGGTAGTAGTGGTACGGGAAGTCGACACCGGCGTGGACGGCGAGCTGGAGCGACCCCCAGAAGCGGGGGTTTATCTCGATGAGCGTGTAGCTGCCGTCGCGCTCGTCGCGCTTGAACTCGACCATCGCCGGGCCGTGCCAGTCGAGCGCTTTCAGTAGCGAGAGCCCGGCGGCTTCGAGGTCCGGGTCGTCGATGGCCTCTCGGTAGACGCTCGCGCCGCCCTTGTAGGTGTAGCTGCGGATGCGCCGGTGCTGGAACGTCGCGACCGGTTCGCCGTGGTCGAACATCGCGAAGAACCCCACCTCGTCGTCGCCGGGGATGAACTCCTGGACGATGGGGACGTGGCGCATCTGCTCGGTGATGGCGTCGCGGTCGGGCGTCTCGCCCGCGTCGAGGAGCTCGACGCCGGGGTAGAACGTCTCGCCGTCCTCGACGAGGATGGAGTACCGCG from Halomarina salina carries:
- the purQ gene encoding phosphoribosylformylglycinamidine synthase I, whose translation is MISVLQFGGSNCDRDAVRALAHLGVDAERVWFEDGLPDETDGIVLPGGFSYGDYLRAGAMAARAPVMAEVRERAANGTPVLGICNGAQIGCETGLTPGAFTTNASARFQCEHVHLRVENADTPWTRSYDEGDVVAFPIAHGEGRFEATDEELARLDDENRVLFRYCDAEGTVTDDANPNGSKGNVAGVLGDRDTVAVLMPHPERATLPDLHAGTDGQGVLRGFTV
- the purS gene encoding phosphoribosylformylglycinamidine synthase subunit PurS, producing MTAYTATVTVRLKNGVLDPEAETTKRALERLGFEVDGLRSADRFEVDLDAESADVAATRADEMAQRLLANPTIHDYDVSVAER
- a CDS encoding DUF389 domain-containing protein, whose protein sequence is MRLVRVLVPEAEYAPVADDLRAEGFEVVTSRAYDDAGETTGSWLLELPVPNAAVGKVFEIVEETDVSEEVYTVVLEAEAVATPKSDELRDRYSGDYAPLTWAELRAKAQDLTADRYSYVGMMVLSAIIATAALLMDSPAVLVGSMVIAPLVSPVITASVGALTADREMLTASLVRQVGGVAVAVLAATLVSFAFRFGPVAPAPLDVSGIELVGLRMSPGVLALVVGAASGAAAAFAFVTRGTTELVGVMIAAALVPAAAATGVGIAWGSYTLAFGTMALLFVTLVLINGCMAGTLVVLGYWPLGDVEVLSWRPAAVVVGACLLVALATVAGVGGHVGYATGAKAAVGDVVERPAYAEVKVLSTSAQYAATPASEPRNVSVVLSRPASSQVNGSHLAGALSEHITAETGQPTTVDVRFHEYYRSRGATATNSTGPTAATLPIQAT
- a CDS encoding formyltetrahydrofolate deformylase → MTRNLAQVTVVGDDKKGIIARVTTLLFERGVNVEDLDQAVQDGVFRMTLHVDISDMVVKEETLREVLDDLGEELGQDISIRFPGDRDTDRIAVLVTKESHCLEALIEAREEGRLDAELSVVVGNHDHLADLAEDAGIPFYDIGDGSGSPDEEWLLDILDEHDVDLVVLARYMRILSPNVVFRYEDRIINVHPSLLPAFPGAEAYRQAREEGVRIAGVTAHYVTTDLDQGPIITQRAFDVPDGAAPEDLEARGQPLEAEALVEAVTLHLDDATTVYHGRTHLREDVEDDDYQLGLPGVAQDANPEEPTDEGVTQTPDADD
- a CDS encoding phosphoribosylaminoimidazolesuccinocarboxamide synthase, which gives rise to MTSVKEFRVEEAATADSLGRGSFVFTDAYSVFDWGQMPDPIPGKGRALCAMGAANFELLDAEGVPTHYRGVVPDDGEEPVPLADVDDPPREMAIDLTQVPDLPHEGRTYDYDAYHHDAGENYLVPLEIVFRNRVPVGSSLRSRTTPEAVGLDGGTWPEEAVTLPEPLVEFSTKYEESDRYLAREEADRIAGAASVDALESVARRVNELVTDRAAERGFTHEDGKIECLFYEGEVRVADVVGTFDENRFAYDGQQVSKEVVRQYHKRTQPEWVEAVAAAKEEAKERDVADWRELCERDPEPLDERVIRVVSDYYCAGANRYLGRDLFDAPSMDEAVAAVRDL
- the cofH gene encoding 7,8-didemethyl-8-hydroxy-5-deazariboflavin synthase subunit CofH codes for the protein MERLPTNVPRGRFEFAHRPETDQSFENALAKVRAGERLTVDDGIELLTTGTGFDGIDPRRKELVLEAADQRRAEQVGEEVTFVANLNNNVTTACNTGCLFCNFKDPAGEFEAGNVPEEEVAHEERGFTKTPEESRRLVRDAIERGIYEVTSVSGLHPALALDEDHLEALDAQGGPNYKPASMYATDPGTYVEQLEAMAVDGVHLHSMTPEEAAHARRGTEKSYVQVYGRLQEAGLDSVPGTAAEILVDEVRDVICPQKIDSGEWVAAMEAAASLGLDMTATIMYGHVENEAHRVQHLDVVRDLQDRTGAITEFVPLSFVHHDTPLAEEGMVTTGATQAEDELLMAVSRLYLDNVDNLQSSWVKYGDELGLKMLSCGANDFMGTILSEEITKRAGGEFGEFRSVREYVDMITAVGRVPVERSTDYRQRRVVDPEEGPFGPTLGPEADGTPLVDRSKALADD
- a CDS encoding WD40/YVTN/BNR-like repeat-containing protein, which translates into the protein MNESSTSRRGFLKVTGATAAAVVGVPTVAAQDSSNGWTEAESPTTKTLNDAVDTVEGPVAVGGGGDVVIRRQDGWERIVNYGPQARSRPLTGCDVTDDGKAVWFVGGSGVIGEYRVDTQTLTNYSAPKGKTSTWEDCAVVGTAGTDERLYFVNGSGELLVGVRQESGAVKYDDVVKPGGGSTIPGIDFHARQKGRVASTSQLVAETTDGGTNWEQIGIDFAGNAFYDIASVGAKDVNVAAGGGIVYRYDGFRWTPHVVDDDRQAIRALDRGTDYGYAAGNGGKVYERLSAGQWKLYETPVSTKFQGVAHGDTYDVAVGNGGTIVERDSSTDTSTDSLSSESLGVREYVEGAVTG
- a CDS encoding CNNM domain-containing protein → MTSLQVTLRLLAGLLLILTNGFFVAIEFALTRARQFTEEEFIGGNPSLERAWEMTQNLELYLTTCQVGITASSIAVGIVAEPALAALFEPLLADTALASVGAGAIIAFLIINLVHLTHGEQTPTYLGVERSRQVCRYGASPLYWFHYAISPLIAFGDWIAKGTLKLFGVEMTGAWMEAEADVIESRADLRRQLDDMLDEGDMPEERREEIQAALDIDRLTVRNEMVPREDIATLSTSNDVDENLQVLEENPHTRFPLVGDSLEEFEGIVYIPVVARHFDELRDGELTFAELAAPPMTLTPETSISEAIDSFQDENQELALVVEDDEVVGLLTATDAFEAVTGELADPTDPTEERAST
- the cofG gene encoding 7,8-didemethyl-8-hydroxy-5-deazariboflavin synthase subunit CofG translates to MIPGAAEYDIDIAIDPADVERLLDVTPDDVGPAPALTFCRNVFVPLTTACRYTCTYCTYYDVPGQASLLTPEEVRDVCQRGADAGCTEALFTFGDDPDDRYTEVHEQLAEWGHDSIHEYLREACEIALEEGLLPHSNPGDQTREQMAHVADLNASMGVMLETTAAVQAHGGPRAKSPGQRLNTIRTAGELGVPFTTGILVGIGETWRDRAESLLAIRALHERHDHVQEVIVQPVANNERWRGDTPDVATLRRAVAMARVALPESVSVQVPPNLAPVREVLDCGVDDLGGVSPVTDDHINPDYAWPALRELEDVAEEAGVPLHERLPVYERFVGQGERDEVGGGRDTSSAWLSSRLRDELAAETSTGERYRSVLGG
- the cofC gene encoding 2-phospho-L-lactate guanylyltransferase — translated: MRVVVPYRVADPKTRLASLCSPAEREALSRAMLADVLDAVRAVGEAPTVLATEAFDPPGDTETPVRIDDRPLSPAVNAVLAERAGPDSPVAVVMADLALATPGALSALFDADGPVVFAPGRGGGTNAFVSRHPDFRTDYHGASYRDHRRICEDLGVTPTTVDSYRLGTDVDAPADLVEVLLHATADGRTRDFLADRFAVTTGDGRVGVERRE
- a CDS encoding carboxylate--amine ligase, with the protein product MTGQDAVVVPSLYPAPSSLATVRSLGRAGVRTIAVGSSETMPPFASKYCDEAYRAPAPGDDIERYGDVLLKLAARDDVVTVVPLREADVYVLSTRRDEFAEHVATPWPDYDTVESVQDGLRLVDIARDAGVAVPETVSLDEWDGWDGPAAVKSRYSILVEDGETFYPGVELLDAGETPDRDAITEQMRHVPIVQEFIPGDDEVGFFAMFDHGEPVATFQHRRIRSYTYKGGASVYREAIDDPDLEAAGLSLLKALDWHGPAMVEFKRDERDGSYTLIEINPRFWGSLQLAVHAGVDFPYHYYRVATGDPAEPTFDYDVGTASHVLRGELIYLTSLLTADDGPVDPPSLRTEIPAVLRSFVEQPNFDYLSLDDPMPFATDMWLTLEAVLP